Proteins from a single region of Ischnura elegans chromosome 2, ioIscEleg1.1, whole genome shotgun sequence:
- the LOC124153245 gene encoding galactoside alpha-(1,2)-fucosyltransferase 2-like, producing MITTPSHGRFGNLVWEYASTVAIGHFLHRTPYLPRVILNELRKVFRDPQVPAYEDTILSDQCRKAHGGDASHCWETGADLPDGDPSPWNVLCYNIKRGDWLSESVAMKPIAELQSMNDRGAFGDVVILPVYISHTEAVSKYGRERFRQLFQFRPEISDLARRTIDGVLNSCEPSGDKEFTFVGIHARRTDYTNHLKDLFGKKVNYADVSYYQRAMARMVELRTNKTVLFLVVSDDRDWCLKNLVNEDSGVFWGGLEGTPYHNGTVKIDQDTMRNHDLALMASLNDSIISYGTFGVTGALLAGGHTITFKLNYTSSAVRTIENPPPSNYFEDWEMMD from the coding sequence ATGATCACGACGCCCTCGCACGGTCGATTTGGAAACTTGGTTTGGGAATACGCATCCACGGTGGCGATCGGACATTTCCTTCACCGCACCCCTTACTTGCCAAGAGTCATCCTCAATGAGCTCAGGAAAGTGTTCCGAGATCCCCAAGTACCCGCGTACGAAGACACGATCCTCTCCGACCAATGCAGGAAGGCCCACGGTGGTGACGCTTCGCACTGCTGGGAAACAGGGGCGGATCTGCCCGACGGCGACCCGTCCCCTTGGAACGTGCTGTGCTACAACATCAAGCGAGGGGATTGGCTGAGCGAGTCCGTTGCCATGAAGCCGATAGCAGAGTTGCAGAGCATGAACGACAGGGGGGCGTTCGGTGACGTCGTCATCCTTCCAGTGTACATTTCTCACACCGAGGCCGTTTCAAAGTACGGCCGGGAGAGAtttcgacaactttttcaattccGCCCGGAAATATCGGACCTGGCTCGGAGAACTATCGATGGAGTGCTGAATTCTTGCGAACCGTCCGGCGATAAGGAATTCACGTTCGTCGGCATCCACGCGAGGAGAACGGACTACACCAACCATCTGAAGGACTTATTCGGTAAAAAGGTTAACTATGCCGACGTCAGTTATTACCAGCGCGCCATGGCGAGAATGGTCGAACTGAGGACAAACAAGACAGTGCTTTTCTTGGTGGTGAGTGACGATAGGGATTGGTGCTTGAAGAACTTGGTGAACGAAGACAGCGGGGTGTTCTGGGGTGGGCTGGAAGGGACCCCTTACCATAATGGAACGGTGAAAATCGACCAAGATACCATGAGGAACCACGATTTGGCACTCATGGCATCCCTTAACGATAGCATCATCAGTTATGGGACATTTGGGGTCACCGGAGCTCTATTGGCAGGTGGGCACACTATCACATTTAAATTGAACTACACTTCATCTGCGGTGAGGACTATAGAAAACCCACCTCCGTCCAATTATTTTGAAGACTGGGAGATGATGGACTAG